GTGCAGCACTGACGACCTGGGACTCAGGACTTGGGACTTGGGACTTAGGACTTTCTGTTTCAGTACTTCCGGATCACGCCGACCACGATCCCCTGGATCATCACGCGCTCGGCGGGATAGAACATCGCCTGCATCGTCGGGTTGGCGGGCTGCAGCCGCACCCGGCCGGCGCCTTCGCGGTAGAACTTCTTCACCGTGGCCGCCTCGCCGTCGATCAGCGCCACCACCATCTCGCCGTTCTCCGCCGTCTGGCGCGAGTTGACGATGATGTAGTCGCCGTCGCGGATCTGCTCGTCGATCATCGACTCGCCCTTGACCCGCAGCACGTAGTTGTTCCCCCGGCGAACCATGTCGTGTGGCACCGCGACGGTCTCCCGTTCCTGCTCGGAGAAGGTGTCCAGTGGCAGGCCGGCCGCCACCGTGCCCCAGAGCTCGAGCTCGACCGCCAGCGAGTTGGGGTCGGTGCGCACCACCTCCAGCGAGCGGCTCTTGTTGTAGTTCTTCCGGAGAAAGCCCTTCTGCTCCAGATTGGTGAGGTGCTCGTGGACGGTCGCCAGCGAGGAGTAGTTGAACGCGTTCGCGATCTCCTCGTAGCTGGGCGAATAGCCGTAGCTGTCCACGAAGCTCTCGACGTAGTCCAGGATCTGCCGCTGCTTCTTGGTGAGCGCCATTGCGCGTCTCCGGTCTGCTTCAGGGTTCGCTTCCGAACAGCCGCCGAAGCAATACTAACCGAAGGTAGACCGAAGCGCAAGTAAAACGTACAAGGCTTTGAGCGAAAACATTCTGCAGCGCATCGTGGATGTCAAACACGCCGAGGTCCGCGCCCTCCGGGAGCGGGCCTCGGAGCTTCGTGGGCGTGCATCCGATGCCTCTCCGACGCGCGGTTTTGCCGCCGCATTGCGCCGCCCGGACGAGGTGCGCCTCCTGGCCGAGGTCAAGCGCCGCTCGCCCTCCGCGGGCGAGATCCGGCCGGGCGCGGACCCCGTCGACGTGGCCCGTGCGTACCGCGAGGGTGGCGCGGCGGCGCTCTCGGTGCTCACCGACCGCGACTTCTTCGGCGGCGAGCTGGATTTCCTCGTCCGCGTGCGCGACGCCGTCGACCTCCCCGTGCTGCGCAAGGACTTCGTCGTCGACCCGCTGCAGCTGTGGGAGGCGCGCGCGGCCGGGGCGGACGCGGTGCTCCTCATCGTCCGCATCCTCTCCGACGCGCAGATGGCGGAGCTGCTGGGGCTCGCGGCGGAGCTGGGGATGGACGCGCTGGTCGAGGTCCACACGGCGGGGGAGATGGAGCGCGCGCTGGCGGCGGGGTCGATGCTCGTCGGCATCAACAACCGCGACCTGTCGACCTTCGTCACCGATCTGGAGCTTTCCATCTCCTTGGCGCGCAATGTCTCGCCGGAGGTGACGCTGGTGGCGGAGAGCGGGATCCGCACGGCGGCGGACGTGGACCGGCTGGGCGCGGCGGGGTTCGACGCCATCCTCGTCGGCGAGTCGCTGATGCGGCAGCCGGACCTCCGCGCCGCGGCGGCCGCGCTGGTGGGGCGGGGGAAGTCTCCGCGCGCGGTGGAGGGATGATGCAAAACGAACGGATGTCATTCCGAGCGGAGCCGCCGCGCCGTGCTTTCAGCTGCGCCGATGGTCGGCGGCTCCCGAGGAATCTATGCTCCGTTGACGAGCGAAAGGCGGCCGTTCGCGCGAATGCAAGCCATAGATTCCTCGGGCTGCAACCATCCGCGTGGACGCGGTGTCGGTCTGGCCGCCCTCGGAATGACATAGCTCCTGTCGTACGTAACTTCGCGTCCGTGCGTGTGGAGGAGTCGCCATGACGCGCGAATGGCCGCCGGCGGTGAAGGTTTGCGGGCTGATGCGGCACGAGGATGCGGTCGTGGCCGCGGAGGCGGGGGCGCGCTACCTGGGGGCGATCCTGGCGCCGGGGTACCGGCGTACGGTGACGCCGGAGGCCGCTGCCGTTATCTTCGAGGGCCTCCCCGCCCAGCGCGCAGGCGTCTTCGTCAACGCGGCCGCGGACGAGCTCCGCCGCGCCGCGGAGGCCGCGCGCCTGGACGTGCTGCAGCTGCACGGCGACGAATCTCCCGATCTTGCCGCGGCTCTGCGGGGCGAGGGATTCACGGTGTGGAAGGCGATCCGGCCGCGCTCGGGTGACGAGTTCGCCGAGGCGGCCGTCCTCTATGCGGGCTCGGTGGACGCGCTGCTGATCGACGGGTTCAGCGCGGACGCGCGCGGCGGCACGGGGACGGCGTTCCCCTGGCGCGAGGTGGCGGAGCGCATCGCCGCGCTGGGGCTGGACGTCGCCATCGTGGCCGCGGGAGGGCTGCGGCCGGAGAACGTCGCCGAGGCCGCCTCCATCCTCCGCCCCGACGTGGTGGACGTGAGCTCGGGGGTGGAGAGCGCCGTGGGGATCAAGGACGCGGAGGCGGTGCGGGCGTTCGCCGCGGCAGTGCGCGGGCTCGCCCCGTCCTGAAATCTGTTTGCACGAAGAACCATGACCTTGCTGGAAGATTCGGTTTCCGCCGCGGTGGACGAGGCGGAGCGCACGGGCCGCTTCGGCGCGTTCGGCGGGCGGTTCGTCCCCGAGACGCTGATCGCCGCGCTCGACGAGCTGACGCGCGTGTACGCCGGCGCGCGGGCCGATCCCGCGTTCTGGGACGAGCTGGGCGCGCTCTGGCGCGACTTCGTGGGCCGGCCGACGCCGCTCTATCGCGCGCGCCGCCTGGGCGAGGCGTGCGGCGGGATCGACGTCTTCCTGAAGCGCGAGGACCTGAACCACACCGGCGCGCACAAGATCAACAACTCGCTGGGCCAGGTGCTGCTGGCGCGGCGGATGGGGAAGGAGCGCATCATCGCCGAGACGGGCGCCGGCCAGCACGGCGTGGCAACCGCGACGGCGTGCGCACTCTTCGGCCTGCGCTGCATCGTCTACATGGGCGAGGAGGACGTCCGCCGGCAGGCGCTGAACGTCTACCGCATGAACCTGCTCGGCGCCGAGGTGCGCCCCGTTGGCAGCGGCACGCGGACGCTCAAGGACGCGACCAACGAGGCCATCCGCGACTGGGTGACCAACGTCGGCGACACGCACTACATCATCGGCTCGGTCGTCGGCCCCGACCCGTATCCCCGCATGGTGCGCGACTTCCAGTCGGTGATCGGCCGCGAGGCGCGCGAGCAGGTGCAGGCGGTCGAGGGCCGCCTCCCGGCCGCCGTCGTGGCCTGCGTGGGCGGGGGATCGAACGCCATCGGCATGTTCCACCCCTTCGTCGGCGACGAGGGTGTGGAGCTGGTCGGCGTGGAGGCGGCGGGCGAGGGCGTGGACAGCGGCCGCCACGCCGCCACGCTGACGCTGGGGAAGCCGGGCGTGCTGCACGGCTGCCTCTCCTATCTCCTGCAGGACGAGCACGGGCAGGTGGCGCCGGCGCACTCCGTTTCCGCGGGGCTCGACTACCCCGGCGTGGGGCCCGAGCACTCGTTCCTGAAGGAGAGCGGCCGCGCGCGCTACACCTCGGTGACCGACGCGGAGGCGCTGGACGCGTTCGAGCGGCTGGCGCGGCTGGAGGGGATCATTCCCGCGCTGGAATCGGCGCACGCCATCGCCTTCCTGCTGCGCGAGGGCGCGCGGTGGAAGGATCGCGGCCCGGTGGTCGTCTGCCTCTCCGGTCGCGGGGACAAGGACGTGGCGCAGGTGGCGGAGATGAACGGATAGTGCCAAGTGCCCAGTGCCCAGTGGGAGCAGCGGGCGAGCCAGGCGTCGTCCAGCCGCTTTTCACTTGGCACTGGGCACTTGGCACTGGGCACTGGGCACTTTCGGGGACGAAACCGTTGTGAGAAATCAGTTCAGCCGTTAAGCTGTCGTCTGCTACCCCCACAAGTCGAGTCCCGCCGCCCCTGATGACGGATTCCGCCACGCAGACCCTGTCCCACGCACCCGCGGCCGGGCGCGCGCCCGAGCCGGCCGAGGTGCGCGCGCAGGTGCAGGACGCCGTGCGCGGGCTGACCAAGGCGTGGCGCACCTACCTGCTGTACGAGGGCCGCAGCCCCGCGCTCGACCGCATCGTCGACGGGCTGCGCGAGTCGCTGCGGCAGATGTTCACGCGCATCCCCTTCTTCACCCTTTCCGTCGAGGAGCGCGAGCTCCTGTGGGAGGGCGTGCCCGTCTACCAGGGCGACGACGGCGACCGGCCGCTGGGCGGGCCGGCCACCTCGCGCGAGAACCTGGCGTTCACGCTGTACCGCGACGGGCTGCGCGAGCTCTCCTTCCACCACGGCGTGGAGCGCGAGGAGCTCGACGCGCTGCTGGAGATCCTGGCCCGCGTCACCCGCCTGCGCGGCGAGGAGCAGGACGATCTCCTCACGCTCCTCTGGGACCACGACTGGTACCATCTCCGCTACCGCTACGTCGAAGGCCTTCCCGACGGCACCGTCCTTCCCGCGCCCAGCGGCGAGGAGCCGCAGCCGGCCGAGCAGGCACCGCGCGAGGAGGTGCAGCTCGTCTCCACCGTCAGCCCCGACGACTTCCGCGGCGCGCTGTACTTCCTGGACAGCGACGAGCTGCGGCGGCTGGAGCTGGAGCTGGAGCGCGAGATGCGCCGCGACCTGTGGACGGACGTGCTGAACGCGCTGTTCGACCGCATCGAGGACGGCGGCGCGCTGCGGCAGGAACAGATCGTGGGGATCCTGGGCGACCTCCTTCCCATGCTCCTGGGCGCGGGGAGGCTCGACACCGCGGGGCTGATCCTGGGCGAGCTGGTGAAGATCGCCACCGGCGGACAGCGCCTTCCCGCGCCGGTGATGCGCGAGCTGCGCTCCCTCTTCGAGCAGCTGGCCGATTCCGCCACCGTGGCCGAGCTGGTGCGCACGGTGGAGGAGAGCGGCGCGGCGGTCAGCGAGGCCTCGCTGGGGACGCTCCTCTCCTATTTCCCCCCCGACGCGCTGGGGCCGCTGCTGAAGGCCGCGGAGACGAGCGCGAGCCCGGCCGTGCGCCGCACCGTGCAGGCCGCCGCCGAGCGCCTGGCCGGCTCCGCGCGCGAGCACGTCACCCGGCTGGTGGGCGACCAGGATTCCGCCGTGGCCGCGGGCGCCGCGCGGCTCATCGGCCGGCTGCGCATCGCCACGGCGGCGGGGGAAGTCGCGAGATTGCTCCGCCGCACCGAGGCGGCCACGCGGCTGGCGGCGGTCGAGGCGCTGCAGGAGCTGCGCTCGCCGATGGCCAGCGAGGCGCTGCAGGGCGCGCTGGAGGACGCCGACGGCAAGGTGCGCGTGGCCGCGGCCCGCGCCCTCTCCGACCTGCGCTACGCGCCCGCGAAGGCCACGCTCGAGGCGGCGCTCGACAGCAAGCGCCTGCGCGAGTCGGAGCTGACCGAGCGCATCGCCTTCTTCGAGGCGTACGGCGGGCTGGCCGGCGCCGAGGGGGTGCCCCTGCTGGAGAAGATCCTGAACGGAAAGAGCTGGCTGGGCCGCCGCGAATCTCCCGAGATCCGGGCCTGCGCGGCGCTGGGGCTGGGGAAGATCCGCCATCCCGCGGCCGAGAAGGCGCTGAACTCCGCCTCGGCCGACGCCGACCCCGTGGTGCGCAGCGCCGTGGGGCGCGCGCTGAAGGCGGTGCGCCAGTGAGCGACGTGCTGACCCACCCCGCCGAGGCGCCCCGCTCGCAGCAGCCTTCGCCCGTCCTCACCGCGCACGACCGCGACCTGCAGCGCCGCGGCCGCGACCTGGTGTTCGCGCTGGCCGGGGCGCTGCGCGCGCTGCAGCTCTATCCCCTCGAGAACCAGGCGGTGGTCGAGGCGCTGGCCGGGCTCGAGGCCGCCGCGCAGGCCGTCCTCGGTCACGAGGACGAGATCGTCATCCGCTACGTGGGCGACTTCTTCTTCGTCAACGACGTGCGCCTGCGGCAGGACCTCGCGAGCTACGCGACGTATGGGCAGGTCGGCCGCGCGCTGCACCGGCACCGCATCGGCCAGCTGGAGGTGTTCCGCGGCGTGGAGCGCGGTGAGTGGACGGCGCTGCTCTCGCTGGTCAATGCCGAGCCCGACGAGGAGAACCCGTTCGGCGACTTCTTCGACCGGCTGGGCCGCACCGCCGTCCTCCACCTGGCCGTCGGCCCCGACCGCGAGGGCGAGCCGGACCCCACGGGCGACAAGGCGCGGCAGCTGGCCAAGCGGACGTACGCGCAGACCGTGGCCGTGGCGCGCGAGGCGATGACGGGCTTGAGGATGGGAAAGGGCGTCACGCTGCGCCCTGTGAAGCGCGCGGTGCAGGCCATCGTCGACCAGGTGCTGACCAACGAGGCCTCCATCGTGGGCCTGACCACGCTGCGCGACTACGACGAGTACACGTTCACGCACTCGGTGAACGTCTGCATCTTCTCCGTGGCGCTGGGGAAGAAGCTGGGGTTCGACAAGCACGAGCTGTACGAGCTGGGGCTCGGCGCGCTGCTGCACGACGTGGGGAAGGTGCGGATGCCGCTGGAGCTGATCAACAAGGAGGGGCCGCTGACCGCCGAGGAGTTCCCGGTGATGCAGCAGCATCCGGCCGAGGGGCTGCTGTCGCTCTTCGAGATGCGCGGGCTCTCCGAGGTGCCGCTGCGGGCGATGCTGATCGCGTACGAGCACCACATGAAGATCGACCAGACGGGCTACCCGCAGTCCATCCGCCGGCGCGACCCCACGCTGTTCGGGCGGATCGTGGCGGTGGCGGACGGCTTCGACGCGGCGACGACGAAGCGCAGCTACCAGGCCCAGCCGTGGACGCCCGACCGCGTGCTGAAGGAGATGCGCGACAATCCCTCGCGCGGATTCGACCCGCTGGTGGTGAAGGCGTTCATCTCCATGACGGGGATCTACCCGGTGGGGAGCGCGGTCATCCTGGACACCTACGAGCTGGCCGTCGTGGTGCAGGCCAATCCCAATCCCGAGGCGCTGCACCAGCCCATCGTGCGGGTGGTGTTCGACTCGCTGGGAGTCCCCGTCCATCCCCCGCGCACGCTGGACCTCTCCGAGACCGACGCCGACGGGCGGCCGCGGCACAGCATCATCAAGACCACGGACCCGGAGCGGTACGGGATCAATGTCAGTGATTACTTCGTCTGAGATCATGGGCGTCGCGCGGGCATTCAAGACGGGGCGCGCGGCGCTGGTGCCGTACGTGACGGCCGGGCATCCCTCGCCCGGGGCGACGCTCGGCGTGCTGCGGATGCTGGCGGAGGAAGGCGCGGACGTGATCGAGCTGGGCGTGCCCTTCAGCGACCCGCTGGCGGACGGGCCCACGATCCAGCGCTCGTCGTTCCGCGCCATCGAGCAGGGCGCCGACCTGCCGTGGACGCTCTCCGTGCTCGCCGACTTCCGGCGCGGGCACGACACGCCCGTCGTCCTCTTCACCTATCTCAACCCCGTCCTGCACTACGGCCTGGAGCGCTTCCTGGACGATGCGGTCGCGGCCGGCGCGGACGGGGTGCTGCTGACCGACCTCCCCGTGGGCGCCGACCCGGCGATCGAGCGGGCGGTGGACGACTCCGGCCTCGACCTCATTCGCTTGATTGCGCCGACGACGACACCCGAGCGGGTGCGCGAGATCGCGCGGGCGGCGCGCGGGTTCCTGTACTACGTCTCGCGCACGGGGGTGACGGGCGCGCAGCAGGACCTGTCCGCCGGGCTGGCGCGCGAGGTGGCCGAGGTACGCGCGGTGACGGACGTGCCCGTGGCGGTCGGCTTCGGCATCTCCACGCCGGAGCAGGCGGCCGAGGTCGCGCGCATCGCCGACGGCGTGGTGGTCGGCAGCGCGCTGGTCGACGCGCTCGAGAAGGGCGGGGTGGAGGCCGGCCGCGCCTTCGTCCGCGCCCTCCGCGCCGCCGTGGACTCGGCCGCTAGCTGACCGCGGCTGGGGCGATCGACGTCCGCTCTATCGGACCGGCCGCCATCCCGCCACTGACGTCGCTGCAGCACGGAACTGACCCCGTAAGAGTGATCGGCACCCGACCGATCGCACCGTCGGCCGATACCGCGCTGACGTCATCCTGAGGCCGGCCAGACCAGAATCGCGACTTCACCGAAGCTCGCAGGCCGAAGGATCTATAGCCTGTTGCGGCAGAGAGTTACGGAATCGAGCGAAAGTTGATTCTTGGTATCGTTGCGGGTGCCAAGCTATCGCTCGAACGCGATTATAGATCCTTCGGGCACCCCGAC
This window of the Longimicrobium sp. genome carries:
- the lexA gene encoding transcriptional repressor LexA, which encodes MALTKKQRQILDYVESFVDSYGYSPSYEEIANAFNYSSLATVHEHLTNLEQKGFLRKNYNKSRSLEVVRTDPNSLAVELELWGTVAAGLPLDTFSEQERETVAVPHDMVRRGNNYVLRVKGESMIDEQIRDGDYIIVNSRQTAENGEMVVALIDGEAATVKKFYREGAGRVRLQPANPTMQAMFYPAERVMIQGIVVGVIRKY
- the trpA gene encoding tryptophan synthase subunit alpha — its product is MITSSEIMGVARAFKTGRAALVPYVTAGHPSPGATLGVLRMLAEEGADVIELGVPFSDPLADGPTIQRSSFRAIEQGADLPWTLSVLADFRRGHDTPVVLFTYLNPVLHYGLERFLDDAVAAGADGVLLTDLPVGADPAIERAVDDSGLDLIRLIAPTTTPERVREIARAARGFLYYVSRTGVTGAQQDLSAGLAREVAEVRAVTDVPVAVGFGISTPEQAAEVARIADGVVVGSALVDALEKGGVEAGRAFVRALRAAVDSAAS
- the trpB gene encoding tryptophan synthase subunit beta, whose protein sequence is MTLLEDSVSAAVDEAERTGRFGAFGGRFVPETLIAALDELTRVYAGARADPAFWDELGALWRDFVGRPTPLYRARRLGEACGGIDVFLKREDLNHTGAHKINNSLGQVLLARRMGKERIIAETGAGQHGVATATACALFGLRCIVYMGEEDVRRQALNVYRMNLLGAEVRPVGSGTRTLKDATNEAIRDWVTNVGDTHYIIGSVVGPDPYPRMVRDFQSVIGREAREQVQAVEGRLPAAVVACVGGGSNAIGMFHPFVGDEGVELVGVEAAGEGVDSGRHAATLTLGKPGVLHGCLSYLLQDEHGQVAPAHSVSAGLDYPGVGPEHSFLKESGRARYTSVTDAEALDAFERLARLEGIIPALESAHAIAFLLREGARWKDRGPVVVCLSGRGDKDVAQVAEMNG
- a CDS encoding HEAT repeat domain-containing protein, which translates into the protein MTDSATQTLSHAPAAGRAPEPAEVRAQVQDAVRGLTKAWRTYLLYEGRSPALDRIVDGLRESLRQMFTRIPFFTLSVEERELLWEGVPVYQGDDGDRPLGGPATSRENLAFTLYRDGLRELSFHHGVEREELDALLEILARVTRLRGEEQDDLLTLLWDHDWYHLRYRYVEGLPDGTVLPAPSGEEPQPAEQAPREEVQLVSTVSPDDFRGALYFLDSDELRRLELELEREMRRDLWTDVLNALFDRIEDGGALRQEQIVGILGDLLPMLLGAGRLDTAGLILGELVKIATGGQRLPAPVMRELRSLFEQLADSATVAELVRTVEESGAAVSEASLGTLLSYFPPDALGPLLKAAETSASPAVRRTVQAAAERLAGSAREHVTRLVGDQDSAVAAGAARLIGRLRIATAAGEVARLLRRTEAATRLAAVEALQELRSPMASEALQGALEDADGKVRVAAARALSDLRYAPAKATLEAALDSKRLRESELTERIAFFEAYGGLAGAEGVPLLEKILNGKSWLGRRESPEIRACAALGLGKIRHPAAEKALNSASADADPVVRSAVGRALKAVRQ
- a CDS encoding HD-GYP domain-containing protein; this encodes MSDVLTHPAEAPRSQQPSPVLTAHDRDLQRRGRDLVFALAGALRALQLYPLENQAVVEALAGLEAAAQAVLGHEDEIVIRYVGDFFFVNDVRLRQDLASYATYGQVGRALHRHRIGQLEVFRGVERGEWTALLSLVNAEPDEENPFGDFFDRLGRTAVLHLAVGPDREGEPDPTGDKARQLAKRTYAQTVAVAREAMTGLRMGKGVTLRPVKRAVQAIVDQVLTNEASIVGLTTLRDYDEYTFTHSVNVCIFSVALGKKLGFDKHELYELGLGALLHDVGKVRMPLELINKEGPLTAEEFPVMQQHPAEGLLSLFEMRGLSEVPLRAMLIAYEHHMKIDQTGYPQSIRRRDPTLFGRIVAVADGFDAATTKRSYQAQPWTPDRVLKEMRDNPSRGFDPLVVKAFISMTGIYPVGSAVILDTYELAVVVQANPNPEALHQPIVRVVFDSLGVPVHPPRTLDLSETDADGRPRHSIIKTTDPERYGINVSDYFV
- the trpC gene encoding indole-3-glycerol phosphate synthase TrpC; the encoded protein is MSENILQRIVDVKHAEVRALRERASELRGRASDASPTRGFAAALRRPDEVRLLAEVKRRSPSAGEIRPGADPVDVARAYREGGAAALSVLTDRDFFGGELDFLVRVRDAVDLPVLRKDFVVDPLQLWEARAAGADAVLLIVRILSDAQMAELLGLAAELGMDALVEVHTAGEMERALAAGSMLVGINNRDLSTFVTDLELSISLARNVSPEVTLVAESGIRTAADVDRLGAAGFDAILVGESLMRQPDLRAAAAALVGRGKSPRAVEG
- a CDS encoding phosphoribosylanthranilate isomerase → MTREWPPAVKVCGLMRHEDAVVAAEAGARYLGAILAPGYRRTVTPEAAAVIFEGLPAQRAGVFVNAAADELRRAAEAARLDVLQLHGDESPDLAAALRGEGFTVWKAIRPRSGDEFAEAAVLYAGSVDALLIDGFSADARGGTGTAFPWREVAERIAALGLDVAIVAAGGLRPENVAEAASILRPDVVDVSSGVESAVGIKDAEAVRAFAAAVRGLAPS